From the Pseudomonas putida genome, one window contains:
- a CDS encoding DoxX family protein, with protein MDHVHATPLTSNLRHAWNRLADALQQHLGDSILCLVARFGIASVFFLSGRTKVEGFLTITPSTYELFRTEYALPLISPWLAAHLATYAEHLFSLLLVLGLMTRLSALALLGMTTVIEVFVYPDAWPTHLTWAGLLLLLIARGAGKLSLDHLLKVR; from the coding sequence ATGGACCATGTCCACGCCACACCCTTGACCAGCAACCTGCGCCACGCCTGGAACCGGCTTGCCGATGCCCTGCAACAGCATTTGGGCGACAGCATCTTGTGCCTGGTTGCGCGGTTTGGCATTGCCTCGGTGTTCTTCCTGTCCGGGCGAACCAAGGTCGAAGGCTTTCTGACCATCACGCCGAGCACTTACGAGCTGTTTCGCACCGAGTATGCGTTGCCGCTGATTTCCCCCTGGCTGGCGGCGCACCTGGCCACTTACGCCGAGCACCTGTTCTCACTGCTGCTGGTGCTGGGCCTGATGACCCGCCTGTCAGCCCTGGCGCTGCTGGGCATGACCACGGTGATCGAAGTGTTCGTCTACCCCGATGCCTGGCCCACCCACCTGACCTGGGCGGGCTTGCTCCTGCTGCTGATCGCGCGTGGGGCTGGCAAGTTGTCCCTAGATCACCTGCTGAAGGTACGCTGA
- a CDS encoding BufA1 family periplasmic bufferin-type metallophore translates to MKTLALATAALALASLASAALAATPTQPAGSGATMEKCYGVAMAGKNDCKAGAGTTCAGSAKKDYDGMHWKNVPAGTCTSIKTPNGMGSLTPIQS, encoded by the coding sequence ATGAAAACCTTAGCCCTCGCCACCGCTGCCTTGGCCCTCGCTTCGCTGGCAAGCGCCGCCCTGGCGGCTACCCCCACCCAGCCGGCCGGCAGCGGCGCCACCATGGAGAAATGCTACGGCGTCGCCATGGCCGGCAAGAACGACTGCAAGGCAGGCGCCGGCACCACCTGCGCCGGCTCCGCGAAGAAGGACTACGACGGCATGCACTGGAAGAACGTCCCGGCCGGCACCTGCACCTCGATCAAGACCCCGAACGGCATGGGTTCGCTGACCCCGATCCAGTCCTGA
- a CDS encoding MFS transporter: MSSATPTLPSTTVGWRSHGLLLLLAAVFADNFVGRQILAVMFEPIKAEFQVGDSALGLISGLAFAAVYALLGLPAGRLVDRLPRLRLLALACLLWALATMSCGLAGSFVVLALARMLVAVSEAPTTSASLSLIADLYPPQRRSFAISCFTAAPTFSSIIGLSIGAWVVEQYGWRTAFIALGLPALAFAALLGLLVREPARGRWDLGQHSAPAPAPRLGLGAEARALWALAPYRWLILAGGLTTLGSYAVAMWNTSFLVRSHGLSLREAGMLAGVVCGSAAGIGGLFSGWLSDRLARRSAHWQLSLPVLGHLAALSALASYLLWPSERLMYLGALPVPVAMLWCALYSFFAVWWVAPSYNLVTQLVAAQQRGTAMALQTIVSTLLGVGAGPLLTGLLSDLLQPLFGVQSLRYALLLVSLPVLGAVLLLLRTSLHVQADVSDQRTFSR, translated from the coding sequence ATGAGCAGCGCCACGCCTACCTTGCCGTCGACCACGGTCGGCTGGCGCAGCCATGGTCTGCTGTTGTTGCTGGCGGCCGTGTTCGCCGACAACTTCGTCGGCCGGCAGATCCTGGCGGTGATGTTCGAGCCGATCAAGGCTGAGTTTCAGGTCGGTGACAGCGCCCTGGGCCTGATTTCGGGCCTGGCCTTCGCCGCGGTGTATGCCCTGCTCGGCTTGCCGGCCGGGCGCCTGGTCGACCGCCTGCCGCGCCTGCGCCTGCTGGCGCTGGCCTGCCTGCTGTGGGCGCTGGCCACCATGAGCTGCGGGCTGGCGGGCAGTTTCGTGGTGCTGGCCCTGGCGCGCATGCTGGTGGCGGTGAGCGAAGCGCCGACCACCTCGGCGTCGCTGTCGCTGATCGCCGACCTGTACCCGCCACAGCGGCGCTCGTTTGCTATCAGCTGCTTCACTGCTGCACCGACTTTTTCGTCGATCATCGGCCTGAGCATCGGGGCCTGGGTGGTCGAGCAATACGGCTGGCGCACGGCGTTCATCGCCCTGGGGCTGCCAGCCCTGGCCTTTGCCGCCCTCCTTGGGCTGCTGGTGCGCGAGCCCGCGCGTGGCCGTTGGGACCTGGGTCAGCACTCGGCACCGGCACCCGCGCCGCGCCTGGGCCTTGGCGCCGAAGCCCGCGCATTGTGGGCGCTGGCGCCCTACCGCTGGCTGATCCTTGCGGGCGGGCTGACCACGTTGGGTTCCTATGCCGTGGCCATGTGGAACACCAGCTTCCTGGTACGCTCCCATGGCCTGTCGCTGCGCGAGGCCGGCATGCTTGCGGGGGTGGTCTGCGGCAGCGCTGCCGGCATTGGCGGGCTGTTCAGCGGCTGGCTGAGCGACCGCCTGGCCCGCCGCAGTGCGCACTGGCAGCTGTCACTGCCGGTGCTCGGCCACCTGGCGGCGCTGTCGGCACTGGCCAGCTACCTGCTGTGGCCCAGCGAGCGGCTGATGTACCTGGGCGCCCTGCCGGTACCGGTGGCGATGCTGTGGTGCGCGCTGTACAGCTTCTTTGCCGTGTGGTGGGTGGCGCCGTCCTACAACCTGGTCACGCAACTGGTGGCGGCGCAGCAGCGCGGCACGGCCATGGCCCTGCAGACCATCGTCAGCACCCTGCTGGGCGTGGGGGCCGGCCCGCTGCTGACCGGCCTGCTCAGCGACCTGCTGCAACCCCTGTTCGGCGTGCAATCGCTGCGCTATGCGCTGTTGCTGGTGAGCCTGCCGGTACTTGGGGCGGTGCTGCTGTTGCTGCGCACGTCCCTGCATGTTCAGGCCGATGTCAGCGATCAGCGTACCTTCAGCAGGTGA
- a CDS encoding coniferyl aldehyde dehydrogenase, whose translation MPPVSSSVQALSGLLARQHSAFVGEGAVTAERRRQRLQQVIDLLVRHHESLTQAIDEDFGGRPAGFTLMNDVLGALASLKHARDHLQQWMADEPRAPFAPYDQLGAKAWVRYQPKGTVGIIGTWNAPLYTLFSPLASALAAGNRAILKPSEVLPRTAALVAELCAAHLDPLEVAVVTGGPDLADAFTAQPFDHLVFTGSTAVGRKVMANAAQNLVPVTLELGGKSPVIVSASADLAKAAHSIAVAKATNAGQICINPDLVYVPQAMQEGFIAELRSAYCALNPSVAGNPDVVAVVNTRHLARVEALVQDAQQLGVRVEVMPEVTPGSADERRRPLSVVVNPPEQAQIMHEEIFGPSLVVLAYDTLDQVIAQINSRPRPLALYYFGENPQEQQQVLNHTLSGGVTLNDVMMHAALHDAPFGGVGASGMGHYHGREGFLEFSHLRTVFQAPAHDPRREWGLLPPYGEHYLAAMLAQVTAD comes from the coding sequence ATGCCACCCGTTTCGTCATCGGTCCAGGCGCTCAGCGGCCTGTTAGCGCGGCAGCACAGCGCTTTCGTCGGCGAGGGCGCCGTCACGGCCGAGCGCCGTCGCCAGCGCCTGCAGCAGGTGATCGACCTGCTGGTGCGCCACCACGAGAGCCTGACCCAGGCTATCGACGAGGATTTCGGCGGCCGGCCCGCCGGCTTCACCCTGATGAACGATGTGCTCGGTGCCCTGGCCAGCCTCAAGCACGCCAGGGACCACCTGCAGCAGTGGATGGCGGATGAGCCCAGGGCGCCTTTCGCGCCCTACGACCAGCTCGGCGCCAAGGCCTGGGTGCGTTACCAGCCCAAAGGCACGGTGGGCATCATTGGCACGTGGAATGCCCCGCTGTACACCCTCTTCAGCCCGCTGGCGTCGGCCCTTGCTGCCGGTAACCGGGCCATCCTCAAACCCTCCGAGGTGCTGCCGCGCACGGCGGCGCTGGTCGCCGAGCTGTGCGCCGCGCACCTCGACCCGCTGGAGGTGGCGGTGGTGACCGGCGGCCCGGACCTGGCAGATGCCTTCACCGCCCAGCCGTTCGACCACCTGGTGTTCACCGGCAGCACGGCGGTGGGGCGCAAGGTGATGGCCAATGCTGCGCAGAACCTGGTGCCGGTAACCCTGGAGCTGGGCGGCAAGTCGCCGGTGATCGTGTCGGCCAGCGCCGACCTGGCCAAGGCCGCGCACAGTATTGCCGTGGCCAAGGCCACCAATGCCGGGCAGATCTGCATCAACCCGGACCTGGTCTATGTGCCCCAGGCGATGCAAGAGGGCTTCATCGCCGAGCTGCGCAGCGCCTACTGTGCGCTGAACCCGAGCGTGGCCGGCAACCCGGATGTGGTGGCCGTGGTCAATACCCGGCACCTGGCGCGGGTCGAGGCGTTAGTGCAGGATGCGCAACAGCTTGGCGTGCGCGTCGAGGTGATGCCCGAGGTAACCCCGGGCAGCGCGGATGAACGCCGTCGGCCCTTGAGCGTGGTGGTCAATCCGCCCGAGCAGGCGCAGATCATGCACGAAGAAATCTTCGGTCCGTCGCTGGTGGTGCTGGCCTATGACACGCTGGACCAGGTCATTGCCCAGATCAACAGCCGGCCACGGCCGCTGGCGCTGTACTACTTCGGCGAGAACCCGCAAGAGCAGCAGCAGGTGCTCAACCACACGCTGTCTGGCGGGGTGACGCTCAACGACGTGATGATGCATGCCGCCCTGCACGATGCGCCATTTGGCGGTGTCGGCGCCTCGGGCATGGGGCATTATCACGGACGCGAGGGTTTCCTTGAATTCAGCCACCTGCGCACCGTGTTCCAGGCCCCGGCACACGACCCGCGCCGCGAGTGGGGGCTGCTGCCACCGTATGGCGAGCACTACCTCGCCGCCATGCTGGCCCAGGTCACTGCCGACTGA
- a CDS encoding amidase has protein sequence MSNQTQDPHSTTASSWSRRSVLKAGAVGLGAGLLGRFADAAATGLSASDYQGLDAWAMAEAVRAGSLSGEELLAAALARHAAVNPRVGAVNMLHEAYAQALLARRRAAGDGAKGALAGVPLLLKDLNTYLQGTPTTHGCRLFRDAPPATVTSTLIARYEQAGAVPFGKTTCPEFGLTTTTESLLWGETHNPWNLAMSAGGSSGGAAAAVAAGIVPVAHATDGGGSIRIPASYCGLVGLKPSRYRTPSGPLHFEGWFGASVGHVVSRTLRDTALFLDAGQGHEAGSAYWSAPLERPYVDELQRAPGKLRVAVVRQSLTGAPLDPAVAATLEQTIKQLQGLGHELEELQLAVDPRELFGAHGTVIGTALSSLVHEREQALGRAAGPGDLEQITQVVLKRASATNGEAMYRARQSFERIGAAMEQPFTRFDVILSPVTANLTPALGQLSLDQPWDSYAQRAMGSAGFTVLANVSGQPSISLPLGQSDGGLPVGMLFTARLGGEDVLLRLASQLEQDRPWAGRRAQL, from the coding sequence ATGAGTAATCAGACCCAAGATCCGCATTCCACAACTGCCTCCAGCTGGTCGCGCCGCAGTGTGCTCAAGGCCGGCGCCGTCGGCCTGGGCGCCGGCCTGCTGGGGCGCTTTGCCGACGCAGCAGCCACCGGCCTGTCGGCCAGCGACTACCAGGGCCTGGACGCCTGGGCGATGGCCGAGGCAGTGCGCGCCGGCAGCCTCAGCGGCGAAGAGCTGCTGGCCGCCGCGCTGGCCCGGCATGCCGCCGTCAACCCCAGGGTCGGCGCCGTGAACATGCTGCACGAGGCCTACGCCCAGGCCCTGCTGGCCCGTCGTCGCGCCGCTGGTGACGGAGCCAAGGGCGCGCTGGCCGGGGTGCCGCTGCTGCTCAAGGACCTCAACACCTACCTGCAAGGCACGCCGACCACCCATGGCTGCCGGCTGTTCCGCGATGCACCGCCGGCCACGGTCACCAGCACCCTGATTGCCCGCTACGAGCAGGCCGGCGCGGTGCCGTTCGGCAAGACCACCTGCCCGGAGTTCGGCCTGACCACCACCACCGAATCGCTGCTCTGGGGCGAGACCCACAACCCGTGGAACCTTGCCATGAGCGCGGGTGGCTCATCCGGTGGCGCCGCTGCGGCGGTGGCCGCCGGCATCGTCCCGGTGGCCCATGCCACCGACGGTGGCGGCTCGATCCGCATCCCGGCGTCGTACTGCGGCCTGGTCGGGCTCAAGCCCAGCCGGTACCGCACGCCCAGTGGCCCGCTGCATTTCGAGGGCTGGTTCGGTGCCAGCGTCGGCCATGTGGTGTCGCGCACGCTGCGTGACACCGCGCTGTTCCTCGATGCCGGGCAGGGCCACGAAGCCGGCAGCGCCTACTGGAGCGCGCCGCTGGAGCGGCCGTACGTGGACGAGTTGCAGCGCGCCCCGGGCAAGTTGCGGGTGGCCGTGGTGCGCCAGTCGCTGACCGGCGCGCCGCTGGATCCTGCAGTAGCTGCCACCCTGGAGCAGACCATCAAGCAGTTGCAGGGCTTGGGCCATGAACTCGAAGAGCTGCAGTTGGCCGTGGACCCCCGCGAGCTGTTCGGCGCCCATGGCACGGTGATCGGCACGGCGCTGTCTAGCCTGGTGCACGAGCGCGAGCAGGCGCTGGGCCGCGCGGCAGGTCCGGGCGACCTGGAGCAGATCACCCAGGTGGTGCTAAAGCGAGCCAGCGCCACCAACGGCGAGGCGATGTACCGCGCCCGGCAGAGCTTCGAGCGCATCGGCGCGGCGATGGAGCAGCCGTTCACCCGCTTCGATGTGATCCTCTCGCCGGTCACCGCCAACCTCACCCCGGCCCTCGGCCAGCTCAGCCTCGACCAGCCCTGGGACAGCTACGCGCAACGGGCGATGGGCAGCGCCGGCTTCACCGTGCTGGCCAACGTCAGCGGCCAGCCGTCGATCTCCCTGCCGCTGGGGCAGAGCGACGGCGGCTTGCCGGTGGGCATGCTGTTCACCGCCCGTCTCGGTGGCGAAGATGTGCTGCTGCGCCTGGCCAGCCAGCTGGAGCAGGACCGCCCGTGGGCCGGGCGTCGGGCGCAGCTGTAG
- a CDS encoding flavin reductase family protein: MAIPQIGFDPQAFRAALGTFTTGVTIITSQGEDGAPVGITANSFNSVSLNPPLVLWSLSKQARSLPVFSSGKHWNVHVLSIGQEQLSGRFATQGEDKFAEIELDNGISDAPLLQDCTARFQCRTAFQYEGGDHVIFVGEVLAFDHSDRAPLAFQSGQYALATRKPRSELRLATTPPPPECSYTEDLLGYLLGRGHYQVLNRLRQLLSNQQLDEQAFFVLAVLSIRDNLTLDELNTFVSYTGHVVTLAGMRFLERQGLVAIEGDAAPLRFVLTANGRELSLQQVALAKVVEEDLIGKLGEADAQALKVLLKRLIVVSDPGLPDLWAPR; this comes from the coding sequence ATGGCAATCCCACAGATCGGTTTCGACCCCCAGGCCTTCCGCGCCGCACTTGGCACCTTCACCACCGGTGTCACCATCATCACCTCCCAGGGCGAGGACGGCGCGCCGGTGGGCATTACCGCCAACAGCTTCAACTCGGTGTCGCTGAACCCGCCGCTGGTGCTGTGGAGCCTGTCCAAGCAGGCGCGCAGCCTGCCGGTGTTCAGCAGCGGCAAGCACTGGAACGTGCACGTGCTGTCGATCGGGCAAGAGCAGCTGTCCGGCCGCTTCGCCACCCAGGGCGAGGACAAGTTCGCCGAAATCGAGCTCGACAACGGCATCAGCGATGCCCCGCTGCTGCAGGACTGCACCGCGCGCTTCCAGTGCCGCACCGCCTTCCAGTACGAAGGCGGCGACCATGTGATCTTCGTCGGCGAGGTGCTGGCATTCGACCACAGCGACCGCGCGCCACTGGCCTTCCAGAGCGGCCAGTACGCCCTGGCCACGCGCAAGCCGCGCAGCGAGCTGCGCCTGGCCACCACGCCACCGCCACCGGAATGCAGCTACACCGAAGACCTGCTGGGCTACCTGCTGGGGCGCGGCCACTACCAGGTGCTCAACCGGTTGCGCCAGCTGCTCAGCAACCAGCAACTGGATGAACAGGCGTTCTTCGTGCTGGCGGTGCTGTCGATCCGCGACAACCTGACCCTGGACGAGCTCAACACCTTCGTCAGCTACACCGGCCATGTGGTGACCCTGGCCGGCATGCGCTTTCTCGAACGCCAGGGCCTGGTGGCCATCGAAGGGGATGCCGCACCGTTGCGTTTCGTGCTGACCGCCAATGGCCGCGAGCTGTCATTGCAGCAGGTGGCGCTGGCCAAGGTGGTCGAGGAAGACCTCATCGGCAAGCTCGGCGAAGCCGATGCCCAGGCGCTGAAGGTGTTGCTCAAGCGCCTGATCGTGGTCAGCGACCCCGGCCTGCCGGACCTGTGGGCACCGCGATGA
- a CDS encoding HvfC/BufC N-terminal domain-containing protein, protein MNLTLSQFQDAFVAALQGHPAPGLAALTEQPAFAVYRNTVMAGCVEALCSNFPSVLTLVGREWMEAAAAAYARQAPPDDPRLIHYGAGFADFLEQAQAQHGVPYLAEVARLDACWSEAFSALDAPCLDLAELAGMTAGDLARSVLYPRANARWYWCAAHPAYRLWRCGREQLAWADDQPWVGEGALFVGGPEGVTHQPLEQGGCAFLQACATGQPLEQASEFAEHTQPDLDFGDLLGRLVAAQVFRPLSFT, encoded by the coding sequence ATGAACCTTACCTTGAGCCAGTTCCAGGACGCGTTCGTCGCCGCCTTGCAGGGGCACCCGGCGCCGGGGCTGGCGGCACTCACCGAACAGCCGGCGTTCGCGGTGTATCGCAACACGGTCATGGCCGGCTGCGTGGAGGCGTTGTGTAGCAACTTCCCCAGCGTCCTGACCCTGGTCGGGCGCGAATGGATGGAAGCGGCCGCGGCGGCCTACGCACGGCAAGCGCCACCCGACGACCCCCGGCTGATCCATTACGGCGCAGGCTTCGCCGACTTTCTCGAGCAGGCGCAAGCACAACACGGCGTGCCGTACCTGGCCGAGGTTGCACGGCTGGATGCCTGCTGGAGCGAGGCCTTCAGCGCACTCGATGCGCCTTGCCTCGACTTGGCCGAGCTGGCTGGCATGACGGCCGGTGACCTGGCGCGCAGCGTTCTCTACCCGCGTGCCAATGCCCGCTGGTACTGGTGTGCGGCGCATCCAGCCTACCGCCTCTGGCGCTGCGGCCGCGAGCAGCTGGCCTGGGCAGACGATCAGCCTTGGGTCGGTGAAGGTGCGCTGTTCGTTGGCGGCCCCGAGGGTGTCACTCACCAGCCGCTGGAGCAGGGCGGCTGTGCGTTCCTGCAGGCCTGCGCAACCGGGCAGCCCCTTGAACAGGCTTCTGAGTTTGCCGAACACACCCAACCGGACCTGGACTTCGGCGACCTGCTCGGCCGCCTGGTCGCTGCCCAGGTCTTCCGCCCGCTCAGCTTTACTTGA
- the bufB gene encoding MNIO family bufferin maturase: protein MNGKAALGAGIGLKAEHYDAALACSAEGLWFEVHPENYMVGGPRLAWLLRIAERHPLSLHGVALSLAADAEPDPQHLQRLRTLIDQVRPVLVSEHLAWSTWRGAYHPDLLPFPRSSEALARISSNIQRSQEALGRRISIENPSHYLQLDGHDWDEIDFLAELARRTGCGLLLDVNNVYVSAHNLGFSAADYLDRFPAQAISEIHLAGYSHDAQGSLLIDSHDARVAEPVWALYRRLIARIGPRPTLVERDGNVPSFNELLGERAMAQATLNSPGEQP, encoded by the coding sequence ATGAACGGCAAGGCAGCACTGGGCGCCGGGATCGGGCTCAAGGCCGAGCACTATGACGCGGCGCTGGCGTGCAGCGCCGAAGGGCTCTGGTTCGAGGTTCACCCGGAGAACTACATGGTCGGCGGCCCGCGCCTTGCCTGGCTGCTGCGCATCGCCGAGCGCCACCCGCTGTCGCTGCACGGCGTGGCGCTGTCGCTGGCGGCCGATGCCGAGCCGGACCCGCAGCACCTGCAACGCTTACGCACGCTTATCGACCAGGTGCGGCCGGTGCTGGTGTCCGAACACCTGGCCTGGTCGACCTGGCGCGGCGCCTATCACCCCGACCTGCTGCCGTTCCCGCGCAGCAGCGAGGCCCTGGCCCGCATCAGCAGCAATATCCAGCGCAGCCAGGAAGCGCTGGGGCGGCGGATCTCGATCGAGAACCCCAGCCATTACCTGCAGCTGGACGGGCATGACTGGGACGAGATCGATTTCCTGGCGGAACTGGCCCGGCGCACGGGTTGCGGCTTGCTGCTGGACGTCAACAACGTCTATGTCAGCGCGCACAACCTGGGCTTCAGCGCTGCCGATTATCTGGACCGCTTTCCCGCACAGGCGATCAGCGAAATTCACCTGGCCGGTTATAGCCACGACGCGCAAGGCAGCCTGTTGATCGACTCGCACGATGCGCGAGTCGCCGAGCCGGTCTGGGCGCTTTACCGGCGCCTGATCGCCCGGATTGGCCCGCGCCCGACCCTGGTCGAGCGGGATGGCAATGTCCCGTCGTTCAATGAATTGCTGGGCGAACGGGCCATGGCCCAGGCAACCCTGAACAGCCCTGGAGAGCAGCCATGA